From Toxorhynchites rutilus septentrionalis strain SRP chromosome 2, ASM2978413v1, whole genome shotgun sequence, a single genomic window includes:
- the LOC129770432 gene encoding cytochrome c oxidase assembly factor 7 homolog has translation MSYDLKSETDVKDYLENLGIEYRFGCYSEKKPEVCHLLGDYLESIKKDFDKAAKVYRSNCDDYGYARSCLKYGNYSFLGKGRASDNGDPVKAYSYYEKGCGLNDPDACLHSGLLLVSKSVPKELKRDVPKAFEFLKKSCEMNNGNACFYLSGMHISGILKDEYNVPKVKEALEQKEKSSPGKAASLPATAYVVERDMQKAFEFAYKACELRNMYACANLSQMYAKGDGIAKDEKKAEKYKKLAMEMQDEIKKQQQLTFQQGLNPT, from the exons ATGTCGTATGATTTAAAGAGCGAAACGGATGTCAAAGACTACCTAGAAAACCTGGGGATCGAGTATCGATTTGGGTGCTATTCGGAGAAAAAACCAGAAG TTTGTCATCTGTTGGGAGATTATTTAGAGAGCATCAAGAAGGATTTCGACAAAGCGGCAAAGGTTTACCGGTCGAACTGCGACGACTATGGGTACGCGAGAAGTTGTCTCAAATACGGTAACTATAGCTTCTTGGGCAAGGGCCGAGCATCGGACAATGGCGATCCGGTGAAGGCGTACAGCTACTACGAGAAGGGATGTGGTTTGAACGACCCGGACGCCTGTCTGCACTCTGGTCTATTGCTGGTATCCAAATCGGTTCCAAAGGAACTTAAACGGGACGTTCCGAAGGCATTTGAGTTTCTGAAGAAGAGTTGCGAAATGAACAATGGCAATGCGTGCTTTTATCTATCTGGGATGCACATTTCCGGCATTTTGAAGGACGAATACAATGTCCCTAAGGTGAAAGAAGCATTGGAGCAGAAGGAAAAAAGTTCCCCCGGGAAGGCAGCGTCGCTGCCGGCAACGGCCTATGTGGTAGAACGGGACATGCAGAAGGCATTTGAGTTTGCCTACAAGGCATGCGAGCTACGGAACATGTACGCTTGTGCTAATCTCAGCCAAATGTATGCTAAGGGGGATGGAATCGCGAAGGATGAGAAGAAGGCCGAAAAATACAAGAAGCTAGCGATGGAAATGCAGGACGAAATCAAGAAACAGCAACAGCTCACCTTCCAGCAGGGACTGAATCCCACGTAA